One window of the Cytophagia bacterium CHB2 genome contains the following:
- a CDS encoding PorV/PorQ family protein, translating into MKRVSTLFVLAVLMAPVGLFAIERVGTTAFQFLKLPVGVRGIGMGGAFVAGAADASAVYWNPAGLGWARNKEVLFAHINLPADIRYDNVALALPFSAAIGTFGLNVGVLSMGDFAVRTAENPEGTGELVTAYDLMLGLSYSRQISDRFSFGLSARYVREDLADFVANGVTFDAGLLYQTDFRSMRLGMVIQNFGPDAGFGGSFLDLRTSTGTTGQPIEREFESAPMPITFKAGVMADLESFLGLQMGENLQGNIVGQFEHPADNKERVNGGLELVMSQKLALRGGYNFSHDTDTFTLGVGFQVPMSGNKNLKIDYAYADQGDLTDTSTFMNQPHRFSLSFQF; encoded by the coding sequence ATGAAACGAGTGAGTACGCTTTTTGTGCTGGCCGTTCTGATGGCGCCGGTCGGTTTGTTCGCGATCGAGCGTGTTGGAACCACGGCATTTCAATTTCTCAAGCTGCCCGTGGGCGTGCGCGGCATTGGCATGGGAGGCGCTTTTGTCGCCGGTGCGGCGGACGCCTCTGCCGTCTATTGGAACCCCGCAGGTTTAGGCTGGGCCCGGAACAAGGAGGTGTTGTTCGCGCATATCAACTTACCCGCAGACATTCGCTACGACAACGTCGCGTTGGCGTTGCCCTTTTCCGCCGCGATTGGCACGTTCGGATTAAATGTCGGTGTGTTGAGCATGGGAGATTTTGCCGTGCGCACGGCAGAAAATCCCGAGGGCACGGGTGAATTGGTAACCGCTTACGATCTGATGCTGGGTTTATCTTACTCACGCCAGATCAGCGACCGTTTCAGCTTCGGTTTGTCGGCGCGTTACGTTCGTGAAGATCTCGCCGACTTTGTTGCCAATGGCGTAACGTTCGACGCCGGCCTGCTCTATCAAACCGATTTCCGTTCGATGCGATTGGGTATGGTGATTCAAAATTTCGGTCCGGATGCGGGCTTTGGCGGCTCCTTTTTGGATTTGCGCACCTCGACTGGCACCACCGGTCAGCCCATTGAACGCGAATTTGAGTCCGCGCCCATGCCGATTACGTTCAAGGCCGGCGTCATGGCCGATTTGGAAAGCTTTTTGGGCCTGCAAATGGGTGAAAATCTGCAGGGCAACATCGTTGGACAATTCGAACACCCGGCAGACAACAAAGAACGTGTAAACGGCGGCCTGGAATTGGTGATGAGCCAAAAGCTCGCTTTACGCGGCGGCTATAATTTCAGCCACGACACCGATACCTTCACCCTCGGCGTCGGATTCCAAGTCCCCATGAGCGGCAACAAGAATCTTAAAATCGATTATGCGTATGCCGATCAAGGCGACTTGACTGACACCAGTACGTTTATGAATCAGCCGCACCGGTTTTCATTGTCGTTTCAGTTTTGA